In a genomic window of Pedobacter sp. KBS0701:
- the mtaB gene encoding tRNA (N(6)-L-threonylcarbamoyladenosine(37)-C(2))-methylthiotransferase MtaB, with amino-acid sequence MKKVAFYTLGCKLNFSETSTIGRLFTDAGYAVVEFQDQADVYVINTCSVTDHADKKCRKVVKEALKYSPNAFVTIVGCYAQLKPQEIAEIEGVDMVLGAAEKFRIVEYITDLTKQPKAVVHQQNIEKVNHNFIASYSIGDRTRTFLKVQDGCDYPCTYCTIPLARGASRSDTIENVVNRAKMIAESGVKEIVLTGVNLGDFGIRNGQREDKFFDLVKALDEIEGIERIRISSIEPNLLSNEIIQFVSTSKRFVPHFHIPLQSGSDKILGLMRRRYRSDLYVERVAKIKEVMPHCCIGVDVIVGFPGETKEDFLDTYQFLNQLDISYLHVFTYSERELTAAAEMKGVVAGSERNERSKMLHILSDKKRRAFYESQIGAEAEVLFEADQKSGYMHGFTKNYVKVRAKYDPLMVNELKAVKLIEITADGEVEVAELETVYSHH; translated from the coding sequence ATGAAAAAGGTCGCATTTTATACATTAGGTTGTAAACTTAATTTCTCTGAAACATCAACTATCGGTCGTTTATTTACCGATGCAGGTTATGCTGTGGTAGAATTTCAGGATCAGGCCGATGTTTATGTGATCAATACCTGCTCTGTTACCGATCACGCGGATAAAAAATGCCGTAAAGTTGTTAAAGAAGCTTTAAAGTATTCTCCAAATGCATTCGTAACCATTGTAGGGTGTTATGCACAGTTAAAACCACAGGAAATTGCCGAAATAGAAGGTGTTGATATGGTTTTGGGCGCTGCAGAAAAATTCAGGATAGTAGAATATATTACCGATTTAACCAAACAGCCTAAAGCTGTTGTTCATCAGCAGAATATTGAAAAAGTAAACCATAATTTTATTGCCTCTTATTCAATCGGTGATAGAACACGCACTTTCTTGAAAGTGCAGGATGGTTGCGATTATCCTTGTACTTACTGTACCATTCCTTTAGCGCGTGGTGCAAGCCGTAGTGATACCATTGAAAATGTGGTGAACCGTGCTAAAATGATTGCTGAAAGCGGTGTGAAAGAAATTGTGTTAACGGGTGTAAATCTCGGCGATTTCGGAATCAGAAATGGCCAGCGCGAAGATAAATTTTTTGACCTGGTTAAAGCTTTAGATGAGATAGAAGGAATTGAAAGAATCCGAATTTCATCTATTGAGCCTAACCTTTTGAGCAATGAGATCATCCAGTTTGTGTCCACTTCTAAAAGGTTTGTTCCGCATTTCCATATTCCTTTACAATCTGGTTCTGATAAAATTTTAGGCTTAATGCGCCGTCGTTACCGTAGCGATTTGTATGTAGAACGTGTTGCCAAAATTAAGGAGGTAATGCCGCACTGTTGTATTGGTGTGGATGTAATTGTTGGTTTTCCTGGCGAAACGAAAGAAGATTTCCTGGATACTTACCAGTTTTTAAATCAGCTTGATATCTCTTACCTCCATGTATTTACCTATTCGGAACGCGAATTAACTGCAGCAGCTGAAATGAAAGGTGTCGTAGCTGGCAGTGAACGTAATGAGCGCAGTAAAATGCTTCATATCTTATCTGATAAAAAACGGAGGGCTTTCTACGAATCTCAAATTGGTGCTGAAGCTGAGGTGCTTTTTGAAGCGGATCAAAAATCAGGTTATATGCACGGTTTTACCAAAAACTATGTAAAAGTACGTGCCAAGTACGATCCATTAATGGTTAACGAACTAAAAGCAGTTAAACTGATAGAAATTACTGCTGATGGAGAAGTAGAAGTAGCTGAACTGGAAACGGTTTACTCACATCATTAA
- a CDS encoding UbiX family flavin prenyltransferase, with protein MTKKKVIVAVTGASGSVYAKVLFDQLLKLKDQIEAVGVVMSDNAKEVWQFELGNQNYNDFKNFTFYNKNDFNAPFASGSAKYDTMIIVPCSMGTLGRIAHGISNDLISRAADVVLKERRKLITVIRDTPFSLIHINNMKTVTEAGGIICPANPSFYSLPKSIEEVAGTVISRVLDLAGFEQESYRWQEG; from the coding sequence ATGACGAAAAAGAAAGTGATTGTTGCAGTTACAGGTGCCAGTGGTTCAGTTTATGCAAAGGTTTTATTTGATCAGTTATTAAAATTAAAAGATCAGATTGAGGCCGTTGGCGTGGTAATGAGCGATAATGCCAAAGAGGTTTGGCAATTTGAACTCGGCAATCAAAACTATAACGACTTTAAAAACTTTACTTTTTACAATAAGAACGATTTTAATGCACCTTTTGCTTCAGGCTCGGCAAAATACGATACCATGATCATCGTTCCATGCTCAATGGGTACATTAGGGCGCATCGCACATGGGATATCAAACGATCTGATCTCAAGGGCTGCTGATGTGGTACTAAAAGAGCGGAGAAAACTGATTACTGTAATACGCGATACACCTTTTAGCTTAATCCACATCAACAATATGAAAACAGTTACCGAAGCCGGTGGGATTATTTGTCCGGCTAATCCATCTTTTTATAGTCTGCCCAAAAGTATAGAAGAAGTGGCCGGAACAGTAATTAGCAGGGTATTGGATTTGGCTGGTTTTGAGCAGGAAAGTTACCGCTGGCAGGAGGGATAA
- a CDS encoding ATP-binding protein produces the protein MIDLASPFLKALLKHSISPIVIFKIKPILVVVAHNDAYQALIERVGGKSKLNNIDIIPNLVSDAEKNILIKTVQNVCELKEKSTLIIHPIYSNSPNVKWELEFSPVLQNDRPVEYLVCSLREIPMDENDLEHILFELAESEARFRGFFEQAPLGMCVLKGPELITEYANDNILKLWGKYRKEVIGLPLEEARPEFEKQEALVKRVKDIFKNEQPLTLNELKLSTPVSDGYFIAFYEPLKNDKNEVTRILVIIKDITEQVNFKKELLKAKDILKIAMDASEMGSWNIDLENKQILLSERAQHIYELENNRLGIEEAKSLISPEDIRHLTGGIKHALHHRSAFNIEYQINLNGVSEKHKWLRTAGKAYYNEEGKAVYIAGAVLDITEHKQDEIRKNDFIGMVSHELKTPLTSLSAYVQLLQYKFKETDNNFPNQILDKINIQLKRMSLMIDGFLNVSLLESGKISLNKTNFNLIDLIKTIAEENRMVLPSHFIQVVGPEEMILHADMEKIGNVINNLIGNAAKYSKKESLIAIKCEIQKGYIVVSVEDEGIGIREDDIPRLFDRFYRVESSDTKTIAGFGVGLYICAEIIKRHKGEIWAESKLGEGSTFYFSLPIPTDQ, from the coding sequence ATGATAGATTTAGCTTCTCCATTCTTAAAAGCACTATTAAAACATTCTATAAGTCCTATAGTCATTTTTAAAATAAAGCCGATATTGGTGGTTGTAGCACATAACGATGCTTACCAGGCTTTAATTGAGCGCGTGGGTGGAAAATCAAAATTAAATAATATAGACATTATCCCAAACCTCGTATCTGATGCTGAAAAAAACATTCTAATTAAAACAGTTCAGAACGTTTGTGAACTTAAGGAAAAAAGTACGCTGATTATTCATCCCATCTATTCCAACTCACCGAACGTGAAGTGGGAATTGGAATTTTCGCCAGTGTTACAAAATGACCGCCCGGTTGAATACCTCGTTTGTTCGTTAAGGGAAATTCCAATGGATGAAAATGACCTTGAGCATATTTTATTTGAACTTGCAGAAAGTGAAGCACGTTTTAGGGGATTTTTTGAGCAGGCACCTTTAGGCATGTGTGTATTAAAAGGTCCGGAACTGATTACGGAGTATGCAAACGATAATATATTAAAACTTTGGGGTAAATACAGAAAAGAAGTTATCGGATTACCTTTGGAAGAGGCACGACCGGAATTTGAAAAACAGGAGGCACTTGTTAAACGTGTAAAAGATATCTTCAAAAACGAACAGCCATTAACACTCAACGAATTAAAACTCTCCACACCAGTTTCGGACGGTTATTTCATCGCTTTTTATGAACCTTTAAAAAATGATAAAAACGAAGTAACGAGAATTTTAGTGATTATTAAAGATATTACAGAACAGGTAAACTTTAAAAAAGAACTGCTTAAGGCAAAAGATATTTTAAAAATAGCCATGGATGCATCAGAAATGGGCTCGTGGAATATCGACTTGGAAAATAAACAAATTCTTCTATCAGAAAGGGCACAGCATATTTATGAACTGGAGAATAACAGATTGGGCATTGAGGAAGCCAAATCGTTAATCAGCCCTGAAGATATCAGGCATCTTACTGGTGGCATTAAACATGCATTACACCATCGAAGCGCTTTTAACATCGAATATCAGATCAATTTGAATGGCGTCAGTGAAAAGCACAAATGGTTAAGAACTGCTGGAAAAGCCTATTATAATGAGGAGGGAAAAGCTGTTTATATTGCCGGAGCTGTTCTGGATATTACAGAACATAAGCAGGATGAAATTAGAAAAAATGATTTTATCGGGATGGTAAGTCACGAGCTGAAAACCCCTCTAACCTCTTTAAGTGCCTACGTACAGCTTTTACAATATAAGTTTAAAGAAACAGATAACAACTTTCCCAATCAGATACTGGATAAGATAAATATTCAATTAAAAAGAATGTCATTAATGATTGATGGCTTTTTAAACGTATCCTTACTGGAATCTGGTAAAATTTCATTAAACAAAACAAATTTTAACCTTATTGATTTAATTAAAACCATTGCTGAAGAAAACAGAATGGTTCTACCCAGCCATTTTATCCAGGTAGTTGGTCCGGAAGAAATGATTCTACATGCTGATATGGAAAAAATTGGCAATGTAATTAATAACCTGATTGGCAACGCAGCAAAATACTCGAAAAAAGAATCTCTAATTGCAATAAAATGCGAAATACAAAAAGGTTATATAGTTGTAAGTGTAGAAGACGAAGGTATAGGTATCAGAGAAGATGATATACCCCGACTTTTTGACCGTTTTTATCGCGTTGAAAGTTCAGATACTAAAACAATTGCAGGATTTGGTGTTGGCCTGTACATTTGTGCCGAGATAATTAAAAGGCACAAGGGAGAAATTTGGGCAGAAAGTAAATTAGGAGAAGGTTCTACATTTTATTTCAGCTTGCCCATCCCAACTGACCAGTAA
- a CDS encoding DUF3606 domain-containing protein, with protein MKNFTSTPSTKEEIVALSEETDRNYWANRLGVSSEVLKSAVRATRCITLNQITAYLNQQKKMISIS; from the coding sequence ATGAAAAATTTCACCTCAACCCCGAGTACTAAAGAAGAAATTGTCGCATTATCTGAAGAAACCGATCGAAATTATTGGGCAAACCGCTTAGGAGTAAGTTCTGAAGTGTTAAAGTCAGCTGTTAGGGCCACCAGGTGTATTACACTGAACCAGATTACCGCTTATTTGAATCAACAAAAGAAAATGATTAGTATTTCCTGA